A genomic stretch from Theobroma cacao cultivar B97-61/B2 chromosome 4, Criollo_cocoa_genome_V2, whole genome shotgun sequence includes:
- the LOC18601666 gene encoding phenolic glucoside malonyltransferase 1, translating to MASSKMLKVHEITRVSPSSDSPSSANEFSLPLTFFDIFLFKFHPIETVFFFQLTESTSTPSCFYSEILPRLKKSLSLALAHYLPLAGNLKWPSDSPKPILSYAPNDGISLTVAESEAQNFNSLSGNEIRKANELQPLVPQLMISDHIAAILSAQITLFPNQGFSIGVTTHHAAVDGRIGVMFLKSWAYLCKQGNKANPPLPPELTPFFERSVIEDPARLDLLYLKQWSAFTSLDSDPNKRNLKLWQEVRSTPDDLVRATFEFSRKDIKKLREKILSKLDNSKPLHLSTFVLTLAYTATCLVKAKGEGDRPVSIVFVADCRTRLDPPLPITYFGNCLMSFGRSTNATHFMNEDGFPFAVDLCCDLIEGLKNGVLEGAEEKVSHIFTSKKPGLQFINVGGSPQLLIYGLDFGLGKLKKVEFVSVHRDEAIAMTESRDGSGGVEVGLALNKHEMENFASLFSDGLRSID from the coding sequence ATGGCATCATCTAAAATGCTGAAAGTACATGAGATCACTCGAGTCTCCCCGTCCTCTGACTCACCAAGTTCAGCCAATGAATTCTCTCTCCCGCTCACTTTCTTTGACATATTCTTGTTCAAGTTTCATCCTATTGAAactgtcttcttcttccaacTCACAGAGTCAACCTCAACCCCTTCCTGTTTCTACTCGGAAATCCTCCCTAGACTTAAGAAATCTCTTTCTCTTGCACTTGCCCATTACCTCCCGCTTGCTGGCAACCTCAAGTGGCCATCAGATTCTCCCAAGCCCATTCTTTCATACGCTCCGAATGATGGAATTTCACTCACGGTTGCCGAGTCCGAGGCTCAAAACTTTAACAGCCTCTCTGGCAATGAGATCCGTAAAGCGAATGAATTACAACCTTTGGTTCCTCAATTGATGATATCCGATCACATAGCAGCAATATTATCTGCGCAAATAACACTATTTCCTAATCAAGGATTCAGCATTGGCGTTACAACTCACCATGCAGCGGTTGATGGTAGAATAGGAGTCATGTTTCTGAAGTCTTGGGCTTATCTATGCAAACAAGGTAATAAAGCAAACCCTCCTTTGCCGCCTGAGCTAACCCCATTTTTTGAAAGGAGCGTTATCGAAGATCCAGCTCGACTTGACCTGCTGTACTTGAAGCAATGGTCAGCTTTCACCAGCTTAGATTCAGATCCCAATAAAAGAAACTTGAAACTTTGGCAGGAGGTTAGATCTACTCCTGATGATTTGGTTCGAGCCACATTTGAGTTTAGTCGTAAAGACATCAAGAAACTGAGAGAAAAAATTTTGTCTAAGCTGGATAACTCAAAACCACTTCATCTCTCAACTTTTGTGCTTACGCTTGCTTATACAGCAACCTGTCTGGTTAAAGCAAAAGGAGAAGGCGATAGACCTGTTTCCATTGTATTTGTAGCTGATTGCAGGACTCGTCTAGACCCTCCTTTACCAATTACTTATTTCGGTAACTGCCTTATGAGTTTTGGACGCTCTACAAATGCAACACATTTCATGAATGAAGATGGGTTTCCGTTTGCTGTAGATTTGTGTTGCGATTTGATTGAAGGATTAAAGAATGGGGTTCTTGAAGGTGCAGAAGAAAAggtgtcacatatttttacgTCTAAGAAACCGGGATTGCAGTTTATTAATGTTGGTGGATCACCCCAATTACTTATTTATGGCTTAGATTTTGGGTTAGGGAAGCTGAAGAAGGTGGAGTTTGTGTCCGTACATAGAGATGAAGCTATTGCTATGACTGAGAGTAGAGATGGGAGTGGTGGAGTTGAGGTTGGTTTGGCCTTAAACAAGCATGAAATGGAGAATTTCGCTTCTTTATTTTCTGATGGATTAAGAAGCATTGATTAA